In Clarias gariepinus isolate MV-2021 ecotype Netherlands chromosome 9, CGAR_prim_01v2, whole genome shotgun sequence, a single window of DNA contains:
- the znf692 gene encoding zinc finger protein 692, with protein MASNKEAQRRQRRKELDARRSKFRMRLGSWPESWSKLKDELGFSQHSELAQFLLDSYSCKVCSRCSGVKKEVISVTVASLDQLILLVHSHGQECPLTLSLRSDPHRQEVKERPLEENPEMSPRSSEAVGAKQCLTYVCEGGHTFTWRLIHTEEDDDGDKSEERSAAPSVGRKTRERRRKGEKQERVCRMTSRRNTKGRSDSDGRMDGVRQSDETERVKKNQDADCLYQSDAMQDEQDASSQEGIETALLLSSLKYSTETETEASDCQTTRGEIQDSVDKSVSGSELQNQGGPSDSSRDAVWDALPNPATRESKRREDDPETGKIEELKTRARRKTSRAASDKAELLQISSRRKRKPSQKLILPCEFDGCWKIFSSRQYLNHHMKYQHVQQKTFACSDPSCGKSFNFKKHLKEHEKLHSDQRDYICEFCARAFRTSSNLSIHRRIHTGEKPLQCEVCGFTCRQKASLNWHMRKHDAEHNYRFACEICGRRFEKRDNVTAHRSKTHPDHVTSDFSKKPAPNDL; from the exons ATGGCATCGAATAAAGAGGCTCAGCGCAGGCAGCGGCGTAAGGAGCTGGACGCTAGGAGGAGCAAGTTTCGCATGCGGCTCGGCTCATGGCCGGAGAGCTGGAGTAAACTGAAGGATGAGCTGGGGTTCTCTCAACACTCAGAGCTTGCACAGTTCCTGCTGGACAG TTACTCCTGCAAAGTGTGCAGCAGATGTTCCG GTGTCAAAAAAGAAGTAATCTCAGTAACTGTGGCTTCCCTGGATCAGCTTATCCTCCTGGTTCACAGTCATGGACAAGAGTGCCCTTTGACCCTGAGCCTGCGGTCTGACCCACACAGACAGGAAGTGAAGGAGAGACCTCTGGAAGAAAATCCTGAAATGTCGCCGAGGTCATCTGAAGCAGTTGGAGCCAAACAGTGTCTTACGTACGTCTGTGAAGGCGGACACACATTCACCTGGCGTCTGATACACACGGAGGAGGACGATGATGGTGACAAGAGTGAAGAAAGAAGTGCAGCTCCATCAGTAGGGAGGAAGACCAGAGAACGacggaggaaaggagagaaacaGGAAAGGGTGTGTAGGATGACGAGCAGAAGGAACACGAAAGGGAGATCCGACTCTGACGGAAGGATGGACGGAGTCAGGCAGAGcgatgagacagagagagtgaagaAAAATCAGGATGCAG ACTGTTTGTATCAGAGTGATGCAATGCAAGATGAACAGGATGCAAGTTCACAGGAAGGAATTGAGACGGCGCTTCTCCTCTCGTCCTTAAAGTACAG cactgagactgagactgAGGCCAGTGACTGTCAAACTACCAGAGGAGAAATCCAGGACTCTGTCGATAAAAG TGTCTCAGGGTCGGAGTTGCAGAATCAGGGAGGGCCTTCAGACTCCAGCAGGGATGCTGTGTGGGATGCACTACCAAACCCAGCCACAAGAGAGAGTAAGAGGAGAGAAGATGATCCTGAGACTGGAAAAATTGAGGAACTGAAAACGAGAGCGAGGAGAAAAACCAGCAG AGCAGCTTCAGACAAAGCCGAGCTTCTGCAGATAAGCAGCAGAAGGAAAAG AAAACCATCTCAGAAGCTCATTTTACCGTGTGAGTTTGACGGCTGCTGGAAAATATTTTCCAGCCGTCAGTATCTCAAC CACCACATGAAGTACCAGCACGTCCAGCAGAAGACCTTCGCTTGCTCCGATCCCTCCTGTGGAAAATCGTTCAACTTCAAGAAGCACCTTAAAGAGCACGAGAAGCTGCACAGCG atcAGAGAGATTACATCTGTGAGTTCTGTGCTCGTGCATTCCGCACCAGCAGCAACCTGAGCATCCATCGCAGAATCCATACAGGAGAGAAACCACTGCA gTGCGAGGTGTGTGGCTTCACCTGCCGTCAGAAGGCCTCTCTGAACTGGCACATGCGTAAACACGACGCCGAGCACAACTATCGATTTGCTTGTGAGATCTGCGGCCGGCGCTTCGAGAAGAGGGACAACGTGACCGCTCATCGGAGTAAAACTCACCCAGATCATGTGACCTCTGACTTTTCTAAAAAGCCTGCACCGAATGACCTTTGA
- the lpxn gene encoding leupaxin has product MLYVPKSNHTHGAMEELDMLLEELAATSEKTDTNKKLTLNVSAQSSGVGATSGQGAKENVYSQLPAPVSAELMSPGTATRELDSIMNELLGLNLEVSDQPLVQESEKDKKPEDKKETAVTSVQDDPGAENTSKNSSKNIDTIDNLLGTLSSDMEKMGVRTTAKGHCASCGKGIAGKIITALGQVWHPEHFVCMVCKVELGSKGFFERDGKPYCEADYQQLYSPRCSYCQGPILQNILTAMDRTWHPEHFFCTHCGEQFGPSGFMEREGKPYCPKDFYFLFAPKCTGCGEAVKENYLSAANGTWHPECFVCADCLQPFTDGCFLQIDGRPLCSQHYHSRMGTLCATCNAPITGRCMSALGRRFHPEHFVCAFCLRQLSQGVFKEQAGKPYCNPCHTKLFL; this is encoded by the exons ATGCTCTACGTACCAAAATCAAATCACACTCACGGCGCCATGGAGGAGCTTG ATATGCTTTTGGAGGAGTTGGCTGCAACGTCTGAGAAAACTGACACCAACAAAAAGCTGACCCTAAACGTGTCTGCGCAG TCCTCAGGTGTCGGCGCGACATCAGGACAAGGCGCTAAGGAAAATGTGTACAG TCAGTTGCCTGCTCCGGTCTCGGCTGAGTTGATGAGTCCGGGAACGGCAACTCGAGAGCTGGACTCCATCATGAATGAGCTGCTGGGCCTGAACCTGGAG GTCTCAGATCAACCGCTTGTTCAGGAGtctgaaaaagacaaaaagccagaagacaaaaaagaaactgCAGTAACCAGTGTGCAAGATGATCCAGGAGCGGAGAACACGTCCAAGAACTCGTCTAAGAACATCGACACCATTGACAACCTGCTGGGAACGCTGAGCTCGGATATGGAGAAGATGGGAGTGCGCACTACGGCCAAGGGACACTGTGCTTCCTGTGGGAAGGGCATCGCTGGGAAG ATAATCACGGCCCTGGGGCAAGTGTGGCACCCCGAGCACTtcgtgtgtatggtgtgtaaaGTGGAACTCGGCTCTAAAGGCTTCTTCGAGCGTGATGGAAAGCCGTACTGCGAGGCTGATTACCAGCAGCTGTACTCGCCACGCTGCTCGTACTGCCAGGGTCCGATTctacag AACATCCTGACGGCGATGGACCGCACATGGCACCCAGAACATTTCTTCTGCACTCACTGCGGGGAACAGTTCGGACCTAGTG ggtTTATGGAGCGTGAAGGAAAGCCGTACTGCCctaaagatttttatttcctgtttgcTCCGAAGTGTACGGGCTGTGGAGAGGCGGTTAAGGAGAACTACCTCTCAGCGGCCAATGGCACCTGGCACCCGGAATGCTTCGTCTGCGCT gactgTCTGCAGCCCTTTACAGACGGCTGTTTCCTGCAGATAGACGGTCGCCCCCTGTGTTCTCAGCACTACCACTCTCGGATGGGGACGCTGTGCGCCACTTGTAACGCCCCCATCACGGGCCGCTGCATGTCCGCTCTGGGACGCCGTTTTCACCCCGAGCACTTTGTGTGTGCTTTCTGTCTGCGTCAGCTCTCTCAGGGAGTGTTTAAGGAGCAGGCCGGAAAACCGTACTGCAACCCCTGTCACACCAAACTCTTCCTATAA